GCGAAACGCAGTAAACAAGCCCGCGCTCCGGCCGTCGCATTCCAGGGCGCGTCCCGCTTGTGTTTCCCCGCCGACCCGCGTGGCCGTTCGCGCCGGTTAAGCCGACGAGGACGTCGGCGCTCCCCGGGCCCGGCGCCGCGGCGCCCGCACGATCCCCCGCCGCCGTTTCCCTGTTGCCCCATCCGCAGTCTTGCTCCAAGTTCACGCCGATGTCGGCGAGCCGCAGCCAGCCCTCGATGCTCCGCCCTGACCGCCCGGAGATCTCCCGGCTGGTCTGGGCGCTGGCGGCTTCCCTCCTCCTGCATGCCGCCTGTTACGGCGTCTATGAAGCCGGCAAGAAGGCGCATCTCTGGGACCGGATTCACCTGCCGGCCTGGGTTCAGGCCCTGGTCAAGGCTACGCTGCCGCAGGTCAAGGACGCCGCCAAACAGCCGCCCGCGCAGCGCGAACCACCGCTCATGTTCGTCGAGGTGAATCCCGACACCGCCGTCGCCGAGCCGCCGAAGAACGCCAAATACTACGCCGCCCAGAGCACGCGCGCCGCCAATCCCGACGCCGAACGCGAAACGGACGTGCCACAAATCTCCGGCACACAGGAGCACGTCATGCACACCGAGGATACGCAACGCTCCAAGGCGCAGCCGCTCCAGCCGGCGCCCGCGCCCCCCGCGCCCGCCCCGGAGAAGGCGGCGCCGCCCAAACCCGCCCTTCAGCCGGGCGACCTCACCCTGGCCAAGCCGCAACCCGAAACAGCCCGCGCGGACGAGACACCCCGCCCCCGCCCGCGCACCGTGGCCGAGGCCAAGGCCCGGCTCGCCCAGCTCCAACACGCCAGCCCGACCACCAATCAAAAGGCGCGGCAGGACGGCGGCGTGCGCCAGCGCAACGTCGTCTCCTCGCTCGATGCGATCGGTTCGCCCTTTGGCGCCTACGATGCCACCATCGTCGCCGCCATTCAGAACCGCTGGTATGACCTGCTCGACGAGCGCCGCTACGCCAGCGACCAGTCCGGCCGCGTCGTGATTGAATTCCGCCTGA
The window above is part of the Verrucomicrobiia bacterium genome. Proteins encoded here:
- a CDS encoding TonB C-terminal domain-containing protein, which codes for MSASRSQPSMLRPDRPEISRLVWALAASLLLHAACYGVYEAGKKAHLWDRIHLPAWVQALVKATLPQVKDAAKQPPAQREPPLMFVEVNPDTAVAEPPKNAKYYAAQSTRAANPDAERETDVPQISGTQEHVMHTEDTQRSKAQPLQPAPAPPAPAPEKAAPPKPALQPGDLTLAKPQPETARADETPRPRPRTVAEAKARLAQLQHASPTTNQKARQDGGVRQRNVVSSLDAIGSPFGAYDATIVAAIQNRWYDLLDERRYASDQSGRVVIEFRLNYDGRISDLKVVDSSVDEILSLLCQKAILDPSPYAKWPSDMRRKVDADYREVRFTFYYN